A genomic window from Carassius auratus strain Wakin chromosome 45, ASM336829v1, whole genome shotgun sequence includes:
- the LOC113063369 gene encoding protein kinase C eta type-like gives MKFNGYMELLIGEAVDLKPTTFSTRHTLQKKIVLDPYIVVKVDNLKVGQTATKSKTDRPTFNDKFRPFITNGKELELAVFHNTAIGYDDFVANYRIQFDDLITSSNTKQTFEGWVNLEPEGSVYISITLTGSFTDDEAVNGLRCHKTFTRERQKALKKRKVHQVYGHKFMATFLPQPTFCCHCKNFIWGVFGKQGYQCQVCACVVHKRCHDLVVTECTRMKKDSNEGQRQGFGINIPHQFREHTYKVPTYCNHCGSLLYGLIKQGFQCKSCKMNIHKRCEQNVALNCGVNSAELASKLSEIGMLNTLSKRKSETSLPLTGIRGQNSIKSVQTMLEEPVEDTVKIVLEDFSFLQVLGKGSFGKVMLARLKSDHRVFAVKMLKKDVILQEDDVEATMIEKRVLTLAHQHPFLTQLYYCFHTAERLFFVMEFVNGGDLMFHIQKCRRFDEPRARFYAAEIILALMFLHSKGIIYRDLKLDNILLDREGHCKLADFGMCKEDIRDGKLTSTFCGTPDYIAPEIILEEPYGVSVDWWALGVLLYEMLSGHAPFEAETEDELFECILKDEVIYSSWLSNEAEDIIRGLLTRDPACRLGCMDRDGGEAAITAHPFFSGLDWEKLNRREITPPFIPRIDSIEDVNNFDPEFTQEEPCLTPTDDSHFPFNQDDFKDFTYTAPEL, from the exons ATGAAATTCAACGGATATATGGAGCTGCTTATCGGGGAGGCGGTGGATTTAAAACCAACAACTTTTTCAACTCGTCACACCCTTCAAAAGAAAATCGTCCTGGATCCTTATATCGTTGTTAAAGTTGATAATCTGAAAGTTGGACAGACCGCAACGAAATCGAAGACGGACAGACCGACCTTCAATGATAAATTTCGCCCATTCATCACAAATGGAAAGGAGCTGGAACTGGCTGTTTTCCACAACACTGCTATAGGATACGACGACTTCGTGGCCAATTACAGAATCCAGTTTGATGATCTGATAACGTcatcaaatacaaaacaaacgTTTGAAGGATGG GTGAATCTGGAACCAGAGGGAAGCGTCTATATCTCCATCACTCTCACAGGCTCCTTTACAGATG ATGAAGCTGTGAATGGACTGAGATGCCATAAAACGTTTACTAGAGAAAGGCAAAAAGCTTTGAAGAAAAGAAAGGTCCACCAAGTCTATGGACATAAGTTTATGGCAACCTTCCTTCCCCAGCCTACTTTTTGCTGCCATTGCAAAAACTTCATCTG GGGTGTTTTCGGAAAGCAAGGTTATCAGTGTCAAG tgtgtgcatgtgtggtcCATAAGAGGTGTCATGATTTGGTTGTCACTGAGTGTACACGAATGAAGAAAGATTCAAATGAG GGCCAAAGACAGGGCTTTGGCATCAACATACCCCACCAGTTTAGAGAGCACACCTACAAAGTTCCCACGTACTGTAACCACTGCGGATCTTTACTTTATGGCCTGATAAAACAGGGTTTCCAATGCAAGA GTTGCAAGATGAACATCCACAAACGCTGTGAACAGAATGTTGCACTTAACTGTGGGGTGAACAGTGCTGAGTTGGCCAGCAAACTGTCAGAGATTGGGATGCTCAACACGCTTTCCAAACGCAAGTCTGAG ACTTCTCTGCCCTTGACAGGAATAAGAGGTCAGAACTCCATTAAAAGCGTACAGACAATGCTTGAGGAGCCAGTGGAAGACACAGTTAAAATTGTTCTGGAAGACTTCAGTTTTTTGCAGGTGTTGGGAAAAGGCAGCTTTGGCAAG gtGATGTTGGCTCGTCTAAAAAGTGACCACAGGGTGTTCgctgtaaaaatgctgaaaaaggaTGTCATACTGCAGGAAGATGATGTGGAAGCAACCATGATTGAGAAGAGAGTGCTGACTCTGGCCCACCAGCATCCATTTCTTACACAGCTCTACTACTGCTTTCATACTGCG GAGCGGTTATTCTTTGTCATGGAGTTTGTGAATGGTGGTGACCTCATGTTCCACATCCAGAAGTGCAGGCGTTTTGATGAGCCACGAGCACGGTTTTATGCCGCAGAGATCATTTTGGCCCTTATGTTCCTTCACTCCAAAGGCATCATTTACAG GGACCTTAAACTGGACAATATTCTTCTGGACAGAGAAGGCCACTGCAAACTGGCAGATTTTGGCATGTGCAAAGAGGATATACGTGACGGAAAACTCACTAGTACCTTCTGTGGGACTCCAGATTATATTGCACCTGAG ATCATCCTGGAGGAGCCGTATGGTGTATCAGTGGACTGGTGGGCTCTGGGTGTGCTGCTTTATGAGATGCTGTCGGGTCATGCTCCGTTTGAAGCAGAGACTGAGGACGAGCTGTTTGAGTGCATCCTCAAAGATGAGGTCATTTATTCATCCTGGCTCAGCAATGAGGCAGAGGACATCATTAGAGGA TTACTCACTAGAGACCCAGCTTGTCGGTTGGGATGCATGGATAGAGATGGAGGAGAAGCGGCCATCACTGCGCACCCATTCTTCTCAGGACTTGACTGGGAGAAGCTGAACAGACGAGAGATCACACCACCTTTCATACCTCGAATA gATTCTATTGAGGATGTGAACAATTTTGACCCGGAGTTCACTCAAGAGGAGCCCTGTCTTACACCCACTGATGACAGTCATTTCCCTTTCAACCAGGATGATTTTAAAGACTTTACCTACACAGCTCCAGAGCTGTGA